The Paenibacillus sp. FSL R7-0345 DNA segment TTGTCGGAATCGCAAAAAGGTTTATACCGGAACAGGAGTTATTAGATTCTATTGATAAACGGGATGATCTAAGCGGCTTGGGAAAAATTCAAACGATTCTGCTGGAATCGATGTTTAATGAGGATATTACCAAATCGACAGTAATCTCTTTGTCCTTGCTCAGGGATCCCGTCTTTATTTCGATTTATAACACTCAAATGTGCGAGGTTTTTGTTCCAATTATAGAAAGGTATATTATTGCCGGCAATGCGGATGGCTCTATCACGTCACCACAGCCAGCACAAATGGCAGAGGTTGTTATTTTATTAACAAGCACCTGGTTCATTCAGGC contains these protein-coding regions:
- a CDS encoding TetR/AcrR family transcriptional regulator, giving the protein MKKKYTAKEARNLILDTASLLFIEKGYEQTSISDIVTGLDGLTRGAIYHHFESKYHIIVGIAKRFIPEQELLDSIDKRDDLSGLGKIQTILLESMFNEDITKSTVISLSLLRDPVFISIYNTQMCEVFVPIIERYIIAGNADGSITSPQPAQMAEVVILLTSTWFIQALFPSTAESFFEKLKAAQYVLKQSGVNVISDEVFSTIVQKLTEAAKR